The genomic DNA CATTCTCACTGCCGAATGTGTCGGTCAGCGTCGAGGGGAACAGAGAGAAAATTTCGCCCCATCCGAAGAACACCACCCCGGAAAGCAGCACAAACAGCAGCGGGTCCTCGCGACAGGCGAGCCATAGCGTCATCGCAACCCCTTCAAGGGCAAAGGCGATGAACATGGTTTTTTCACGACCGTAGCGGTCAGAAATAAAGCCGAACAGCGGCCGTGTCAGCCCGTTAGTAAAGCGGTCGATGGTCAACGCCAGCGGCAGCGCGGCCATACCGAATACCACGGCTTTGCTGATGCCGAAATCCTCGGCAAAGATGGCCATCTGCGAGGTGACCATGAGCCCGGAGGTGGACATCATCGCCATCATGGCGAACATCAGCCAGAACAGCGGCTGGCGCAGCATTTCACGAGAGGAAAACTGACGCGTTCCCTGCACGATTTTCCGGCTGGCGGGCTGCGCGGTCGAATTGGGCGGCAGGCTCAGCCCCTGACTGGCCAGCAACCCCACGGCGGCGAAGACGATGCCGAACACGGTCATGGTCTGCTCCAGACCGTAGTGACCCAGAGAAATCGAGATCGGGAAGGTGGTTAATATCGCCCCCATGCCGTAACCCGCAGCCACCGCCCCCGCAGCAAAACCACGGTTTTGCGGAAACCACTTCACCATCAGCCCCACCACGCCGATATACACAATCCCGGTGCCCAATCCACCGATGCAGCCGTACACCAGGTACAGCGCCATCAGGCCGTTAATATGAGCGGAGAGCACCCAGCTCATTCCCGCCATCACCGTGCCAATGGAAATCAACAGCCGGGGGCCAAATCGTTCAACCAGCCGCCCCTGAAAGGGGGAAAAAAAGGTCTGTAGAATAATTAACAGCGAAAAGGTCACCTGCAGCTCCGGCAGGCCTACGCCCAGCTTTTCCGTCAGCGGTTTGGTCAGCAGCGTCCACACATACTGCGGACTGGAGATAGAGGCCATACAGATAAGACCCAGCACCAGCTGCGCCCATTTGCCCAATTTTGGTGCCACCAAAGGTTCTCTGAGAACGGTCATTTTACGCTCCAATAGACGAAAAAATGTCGCCAGAAAGCGGGCACGCTTTGCGCGCCGCGTCATTCCAGGAATGTTTCATTTGGAAAAATGCTGGGTTACCAGCGGGCGACGCCACCGTCGCTGCGCGGGTCGCTTCCGCCTTCCAGCATGCCGTTGCGGTGCCGGAGGATTGCCCCGGCATGCCCCATGAGGTCGTCATAAGGGGGGTATATCTCGACGTCATGGCCGTACTGTTTGAGGGTCTCGGTAGTCTCCGCTCTAAGGCGGCTTTCAATCTTAAGCGTGTCGTTGCTCTCACCCCAGGTGCGCCCTAATAACCAGCGCGGCGCGGCGACCGCCGCCTGAGGCGTCATGTTCTGATGGAGGATGCGGTCAAAGATGGCTGCCAGCGTCTGCGGCTGGCCGTCGCCGCCCATGCTGCCGTAGACCAACGCGTCGCCATTGCTCAGCCTCGCCAACCCTGGGTTAAGGGTATGGAACGGCAGACGACCCGGCTGTAGGGGGTTAGTGGCATTGGGATCCAGCGAAAAACTACTTCCGCGGTTCTGCCAGATGATGCCGCTATCGGCAAGAACCACCGCGCTGCCAAATTCGTGATAGATACTCTGAATAAAGCTGACCGCCGTGCCGGAAGCATCAATAACGCCCATCCAGATGGTATCCGCCGGCCCGCGACCTTTACCCCAGGCCTGCGCCCGGTCGGGAACAATCTGCGCGCTGAGCTGAGCGATGCTGTCTGCCGTCAGCAGCGATTGTGGATCCAGTGTCATGTGGGCCGGATCAGTGATATGGCTATCGCGCAGGCTGAAAGCCAGCTTGGTGGCTTCGACACAGTGGTGGACAAAATCGGCTTCGTCGGCAATAGCCCCCTTGTTACGCTGCTGCTCAATCATGCCCGTAATCAGCAGCGAAACCAGGCCCTGCGACGGCGGTGGAAGGTTATAAACCGTCCCTCTCTCCGTTTCCAGCGCCAGCGGCTTCACCCGTGCGGCACGATAAGCGTCAAGGTCGCTAAAGCGCAGCAGGCTTCCGGCTGCCTCCAGTTCGCTGGCGATCAGGCGGGCGGTCTCACCGTGGTAAAAATCACCCAGCCCATGGGTTGCCAGCCGTTCCAGCGTGTTGGCGAGTGCAGGCTGAAGCAGCAATTCATCTGGGCCGAGCGCCTGCCCTTCAGGCGCAAACAGACCGCAAAATCCTGGATACTGGCCCAGCTGTGGCAGCCGTACGGCAATCTGTTGATGCAGCCCTGCGTTAACCGGCACGCCATGACGCGCATAGTGTATGGCGTCCTTTAACAAGCGCGTTAACGGCAGCGGCGCATTTGCCTCATATTCTCTCGCCCACTCCAGCGCACGTTCCCAACCGCCAAT from Klebsiella sp. WP3-W18-ESBL-02 includes the following:
- the oxlT gene encoding oxalate/formate MFS antiporter, which encodes MTRRAKRARFLATFFRLLERKMTVLREPLVAPKLGKWAQLVLGLICMASISSPQYVWTLLTKPLTEKLGVGLPELQVTFSLLIILQTFFSPFQGRLVERFGPRLLISIGTVMAGMSWVLSAHINGLMALYLVYGCIGGLGTGIVYIGVVGLMVKWFPQNRGFAAGAVAAGYGMGAILTTFPISISLGHYGLEQTMTVFGIVFAAVGLLASQGLSLPPNSTAQPASRKIVQGTRQFSSREMLRQPLFWLMFAMMAMMSTSGLMVTSQMAIFAEDFGISKAVVFGMAALPLALTIDRFTNGLTRPLFGFISDRYGREKTMFIAFALEGVAMTLWLACREDPLLFVLLSGVVFFGWGEIFSLFPSTLTDTFGSENAASNYGWLYISQGIGSIFGGPLAALLYQHTQGWHVVFGCAITLDFVTAGLALWVLKPWRARFIRQHS
- a CDS encoding gamma-glutamyltransferase family protein, with protein sequence MMTQIQSAKCMQGMAVAPHSLAAESAVAVLRDGGNAVEAMVAAAATIAVVYPHMNGIGGDGFWLISRPGEEPVAIQACGFAAEKANIDFYRQAGYAQVPVRGPLAANTVAGTIGGWERALEWAREYEANAPLPLTRLLKDAIHYARHGVPVNAGLHQQIAVRLPQLGQYPGFCGLFAPEGQALGPDELLLQPALANTLERLATHGLGDFYHGETARLIASELEAAGSLLRFSDLDAYRAARVKPLALETERGTVYNLPPPSQGLVSLLITGMIEQQRNKGAIADEADFVHHCVEATKLAFSLRDSHITDPAHMTLDPQSLLTADSIAQLSAQIVPDRAQAWGKGRGPADTIWMGVIDASGTAVSFIQSIYHEFGSAVVLADSGIIWQNRGSSFSLDPNATNPLQPGRLPFHTLNPGLARLSNGDALVYGSMGGDGQPQTLAAIFDRILHQNMTPQAAVAAPRWLLGRTWGESNDTLKIESRLRAETTETLKQYGHDVEIYPPYDDLMGHAGAILRHRNGMLEGGSDPRSDGGVARW